A section of the Clostridium sp. TW13 genome encodes:
- the addB gene encoding helicase-exonuclease AddAB subunit AddB — MGFKFIIGRSGAGKSKYCIDEIERVIKEDAHNKVIMLVPEQYTFETENKLLREMGEQYQLNTEVLSFKRLAHKVFSECGGITKNRLQDSGKSMLILKVLNELNDDLTAFKVASRQKGFIDIVSKTIAEFKKYNIDEDMLRAVGENLGEDREDLKLKIRDLTNIYSNFQEKLHKSYIDSEDELLELSDKLDGCSCFDDAHILIDEFTSFTPIQYSIIEKLLKKSKSMTVTLTMDARGKSGEAFLVTSNTFKRLKEMLTENRIAMDEVIDLNKEENKKFNKAELLHLERNCYSYPYKQFNDNPSALRIYKANNNYDEIEFIARDILRLVRKEGYRYRDISVICRAIDGYEKIAAVIFAQYGIPCYIDKKKDIMSNPLIVLINSLFDIVNKNWNYESVFKYLKTGLIDVEKKSVDLLENYVLSNGIKGKNQWTSKEPWQYPVYNSFKDKEKSQEEIRLLNEIDETRQYIMETVEAFYKKVSGKSKVKDYCAALYEFLNDFNILERMEKIIQHFQEEEVIDKATEYSKVLDIIMEVLDEGVEVLGDEVVDFQEFSRILNMGFQKYEMALIPLALDQVTIGDVARIKSREVRALYVVGVNDGIIPAINKEEGILSDRDRQSLKEKDVELASDTKTKAREEQHLVYNILSIAREYLVLTYAASDFEGKALRQSIIIPRIKKIFTKLQEESDIYVRDEFLDELPRVSTPIPTFNEFICKARNISEKKEYENYWLEVYHWFNSNEEWQNRTHDMLEALSYTNQAEDINREKIKKLYETGDRLVFNISRIESYAKCPFAYYVKYGLKAKDRKIYELTAPDLGSFMHEILDEFTNEIRTENLTWSDLSFEQCKTKINDLVDKQLEQNKSSIFNSSNRYRYFTDRFKRMLTRSVTVISEQMRKSNFEIFKNEYAFGSFKEGDPIKLQLPSGEEVFLTGRIDRIDTVNIDGDTYIRIIDYKTGQKKFDLSELYYGIQIQLLVYLDALIKNSQYIIEKQALPGAIFYFRIDDPFIKANSDISEEKLKEEVLSKLKLDGLMLKDPQLIKSMDNDIEGSSLIIPAGFKKDGDFLKSSAVITEKQFDILRKYVNDKMIELCTEMLSGRIRIEPIKQKLQTQCKYCDYSSICQFDTNVADNSYRFINAKPKEEVWADMQKETGILLGGDEDGN; from the coding sequence ATGGGATTTAAATTTATTATAGGTAGATCAGGAGCAGGAAAAAGCAAATACTGCATTGATGAAATAGAGAGAGTAATCAAGGAAGATGCACACAATAAGGTTATTATGTTAGTTCCAGAGCAATATACCTTTGAAACAGAAAATAAGCTTTTAAGAGAAATGGGAGAACAATATCAATTAAATACAGAGGTTTTAAGTTTTAAGAGGTTAGCACATAAGGTATTTTCAGAATGTGGGGGAATAACCAAAAACAGATTGCAGGATTCTGGTAAGAGTATGCTTATATTAAAGGTGCTTAATGAATTAAATGATGACCTTACTGCTTTTAAGGTGGCTTCAAGGCAGAAAGGATTTATTGATATAGTATCAAAGACCATAGCAGAGTTTAAAAAGTATAATATAGATGAGGATATGTTAAGAGCTGTGGGGGAGAATTTAGGTGAAGATAGAGAGGATTTGAAGCTTAAGATAAGGGATTTGACAAATATCTATTCAAATTTTCAAGAAAAGCTTCATAAGTCATATATTGATTCTGAAGATGAACTATTAGAGTTAAGCGATAAACTTGATGGCTGTAGTTGTTTTGATGATGCACATATATTGATTGATGAATTTACTAGTTTTACGCCTATACAATACTCTATAATAGAAAAACTTTTAAAAAAGTCAAAGTCTATGACTGTTACTTTAACCATGGATGCTAGAGGAAAATCAGGTGAGGCTTTTTTGGTTACTTCCAATACTTTTAAAAGACTTAAAGAAATGCTGACAGAAAATAGGATAGCTATGGATGAAGTAATTGATCTAAATAAAGAAGAAAATAAAAAGTTTAATAAAGCTGAGTTATTACACTTAGAGAGAAATTGTTATTCCTACCCATACAAACAGTTTAATGATAATCCTTCTGCACTCAGAATATATAAAGCAAATAACAATTATGATGAGATTGAATTTATAGCAAGAGATATTCTAAGACTTGTTAGGAAGGAAGGTTATAGATATAGAGATATATCTGTAATATGCAGGGCTATAGATGGATATGAGAAAATAGCAGCTGTTATATTTGCACAATATGGAATACCATGCTATATAGATAAAAAGAAAGACATAATGAGCAATCCATTGATTGTACTTATCAACTCTTTATTTGATATAGTGAATAAGAATTGGAATTATGAATCTGTTTTTAAGTACCTTAAGACAGGGTTAATAGATGTAGAGAAGAAATCAGTAGATTTATTAGAGAACTATGTATTGTCCAATGGAATAAAAGGCAAGAATCAATGGACATCAAAGGAACCATGGCAATATCCAGTATATAATTCCTTTAAAGACAAGGAAAAAAGCCAAGAGGAAATAAGGCTACTAAATGAGATAGATGAAACAAGGCAATATATTATGGAGACTGTAGAGGCATTCTACAAGAAGGTATCAGGAAAAAGCAAAGTAAAAGATTATTGTGCAGCTTTATATGAATTTTTAAATGATTTTAATATCTTAGAGAGAATGGAGAAAATAATTCAGCACTTCCAAGAAGAAGAAGTAATAGATAAGGCAACAGAGTATTCAAAGGTACTAGATATAATTATGGAGGTCTTAGATGAAGGGGTAGAGGTATTAGGAGATGAGGTTGTAGATTTTCAGGAATTCTCAAGAATTTTAAATATGGGATTCCAAAAATACGAGATGGCATTAATACCTTTAGCCTTAGATCAAGTAACTATTGGAGATGTGGCAAGAATTAAAAGTAGAGAAGTTAGAGCTCTATATGTAGTTGGTGTTAATGATGGTATAATACCAGCTATTAATAAAGAAGAGGGTATACTTTCAGATAGGGATAGGCAGTCATTAAAAGAGAAAGATGTGGAACTAGCTTCAGATACCAAAACTAAAGCAAGAGAGGAACAACATCTTGTTTATAATATTTTAAGTATAGCAAGAGAGTATCTAGTATTAACTTATGCTGCTTCTGATTTTGAGGGAAAGGCTTTGAGACAATCTATTATTATTCCAAGAATAAAGAAGATATTCACAAAGTTACAAGAAGAAAGTGATATATATGTTAGAGATGAATTTTTAGATGAGCTACCTAGGGTTTCTACACCAATACCAACATTTAATGAATTCATATGTAAAGCTAGAAACATATCAGAAAAGAAGGAATATGAAAACTATTGGCTAGAGGTATATCATTGGTTCAATTCAAATGAAGAGTGGCAGAATAGAACTCATGACATGCTAGAGGCCTTAAGTTATACAAACCAAGCAGAAGACATAAATAGAGAGAAAATAAAGAAGTTATACGAAACAGGAGATAGGCTTGTATTTAATATATCAAGAATAGAAAGTTATGCAAAGTGTCCTTTTGCTTATTATGTTAAGTATGGGTTGAAAGCTAAGGATAGAAAGATATATGAACTTACTGCACCAGATCTAGGTAGTTTTATGCATGAGATACTAGATGAATTTACTAATGAAATAAGAACTGAAAACTTAACTTGGAGTGATTTAAGCTTTGAACAATGTAAGACTAAGATAAATGACTTAGTAGATAAGCAACTAGAGCAGAATAAAAGCTCTATATTCAATAGTTCTAATAGATATAGATATTTTACAGATAGGTTTAAAAGAATGCTTACAAGGTCTGTAACGGTGATTTCAGAGCAGATGAGAAAGAGTAATTTTGAAATCTTTAAAAATGAGTATGCTTTTGGTAGTTTCAAGGAAGGTGATCCTATAAAGTTGCAGTTGCCTTCTGGTGAAGAAGTATTTTTAACAGGTAGAATTGATAGAATTGATACTGTAAATATTGATGGAGATACTTATATAAGGATAATTGATTATAAAACAGGACAGAAGAAGTTTGATTTATCAGAATTATATTATGGTATACAGATTCAATTGTTAGTATATTTGGATGCTTTAATTAAGAATTCACAATATATAATAGAAAAGCAAGCTTTGCCTGGAGCTATATTCTATTTTAGAATAGATGATCCATTTATCAAGGCTAACAGTGATATTTCCGAGGAAAAGCTTAAAGAAGAAGTTCTTAGCAAGCTAAAACTTGATGGACTTATGCTTAAGGATCCTCAACTAATTAAATCTATGGATAATGACATTGAGGGAAGTTCGTTGATAATACCAGCAGGATTTAAAAAGGATGGAGATTTCTTAAAGAGCAGTGCTGTAATAACAGAAAAGCAATTTGATATATTGAGAAAGTATGTAAATGATAAGATGATTGAATTATGTACAGAAATGCTTAGTGGAAGAATAAGAATAGAACCAATAAAACAAAAGCTTCAAACTCAATGTAAGTATTGTGATTATTCATCTATATGTCAGTTTGATACTAATGTTGCAGATAACAGTTATAGATTTATAAATGCAAAACCAAAGGAAGAGGTTTGGGCAGATATGCAGAAGGAAACTGGCATCTTACTTGGAGGTGATGAGGATGGCAACTAA
- a CDS encoding DUF1667 domain-containing protein, producing MSKDVFTSVVRVKGSKSYNIVSVKSSDIIDTSFWIEISKVLSRIYVGAPVKIGDLICKNILNTGIDIIATRNISKD from the coding sequence ATGAGTAAAGACGTTTTTACTAGTGTTGTTAGGGTTAAGGGCTCTAAATCATATAATATAGTATCAGTTAAAAGTAGTGATATTATAGATACTAGCTTTTGGATAGAGATATCTAAAGTTTTAAGTAGAATATATGTAGGGGCGCCTGTAAAAATAGGAGATTTAATTTGTAAAAATATTTTAAATACAGGAATAGACATTATTGCTACTAGAAATATTTCAAAGGATTAG
- a CDS encoding NAD(P)/FAD-dependent oxidoreductase: protein MDYDVLVLGGGIIGCSVAYGLSKYNLNIAVIEKDYDIADDISLVNTEVVFDGTECEDDLISKLEHMGNSMLDEITAKFNVPFKRTGSLRVADSDVAVKILEQTYERAKRRGINNVYLMEPSEVYDLEPNLNIDFKKALYSPNTGVVAPYDLALAYAEVAFDNGATFKLEEKVLDIKKIVNGFKVITNKNKFTCKVVVNTTPGEYNIIEKNTEVNEINTRDIHYLIMNDKVKNFSKSIVTKVDEEGDTIKYIPGVIGTSLIAVNKKGTFKFSEAINLANKLVYDFNKDMVNSIYHDKFNDDLIIIDDNEHYDGYIKVAGNNYATVTMTPAISNMICETIVNNLGCSLNKSFVDKRRDYYRFKEMSNNEINEIISVDPRYGKMVCICNLISEGEIVDSIRRPLGARTVEGVKRRTGATFGKCHGAHCIDKIIYILARELNKKPTEIVEDSKNSKVLASRIKEFEKM from the coding sequence ATGGATTATGACGTTTTGGTATTAGGCGGTGGAATAATTGGTTGTTCTGTAGCTTATGGATTATCAAAGTATAACCTTAATATTGCAGTTATTGAGAAGGATTACGATATAGCAGATGATATATCATTAGTAAATACTGAAGTTGTTTTTGATGGAACTGAATGTGAAGATGATTTAATAAGTAAATTAGAACATATGGGAAATAGTATGCTAGATGAAATAACAGCTAAATTTAATGTTCCATTCAAAAGAACAGGCTCACTAAGAGTTGCTGACAGCGATGTAGCAGTTAAAATATTAGAACAGACTTATGAGAGAGCTAAAAGAAGAGGAATTAATAATGTATACTTGATGGAACCTTCAGAAGTATATGATTTGGAACCTAATTTAAATATAGATTTTAAAAAAGCGTTATACTCCCCCAATACTGGAGTGGTAGCCCCATATGATTTAGCATTAGCTTATGCTGAAGTAGCTTTCGATAATGGTGCAACTTTTAAGTTAGAGGAAAAAGTTTTAGATATAAAGAAAATAGTTAATGGATTTAAGGTAATAACCAATAAAAATAAGTTTACTTGTAAGGTAGTAGTTAATACAACTCCTGGAGAGTATAACATTATAGAGAAAAACACTGAGGTTAACGAAATTAATACTAGAGATATCCATTATTTAATTATGAATGATAAAGTGAAAAATTTTTCAAAGAGTATTGTAACAAAAGTTGATGAAGAGGGAGATACTATTAAGTATATACCTGGAGTTATAGGAACTTCATTAATTGCTGTAAATAAAAAAGGAACTTTTAAGTTTAGTGAAGCTATAAACTTAGCCAATAAGCTTGTTTATGATTTTAATAAAGATATGGTGAATAGTATATATCATGATAAGTTTAACGATGACTTAATAATCATTGATGATAATGAACATTATGATGGATACATTAAAGTTGCCGGGAACAATTATGCTACGGTAACTATGACTCCTGCAATTTCAAATATGATATGTGAAACTATAGTAAACAATTTAGGTTGTTCATTAAATAAGAGCTTTGTAGATAAGAGAAGAGATTATTATAGATTTAAAGAGATGAGCAATAATGAGATAAATGAAATTATATCAGTTGATCCTAGGTATGGAAAAATGGTTTGTATATGTAATTTGATTTCTGAAGGAGAAATTGTTGATAGCATAAGAAGACCTCTTGGAGCAAGAACTGTTGAGGGGGTAAAAAGAAGGACAGGTGCAACTTTTGGTAAGTGTCATGGAGCTCATTGTATAGATAAGATAATTTATATATTGGCACGGGAACTTAATAAAAAACCTACAGAAATAGTTGAGGATTCTAAAAATTCGAAAGTTCTTGCATCTAGAATAAAAGAGTTTGAGAAGATGTAA
- a CDS encoding UPF0182 family protein, giving the protein MKKKITYGIVIISIIIALMFMSSNFIIDIMWFKEVGYLKVYFTRIFSVLKLFLPIFIVTAAFLFLYSKFLIRDIKNIIGDGVLKFEKWYNVLIAFISVVFSLIVANTYWYTILQFTNSVSFNEKDPFFNKDISFYVFKLPLIQVIFNILLGLVVIISIITMISYAILRIKFNITQANGSSNFKDKSFKSRMAVIAFMIFIMLCVGYILKGYYILYSSRGIVYGAGYTDKNVTLLFYRGISILSGIFAVVSIFFITRNKFKPIIGFVGVTIAIIVLEPIVAQLTQSFFVKPNEFEFEQKYIGYNIDSTRKAFNINNVEEKQFDTKYNLDSKQINENKDIIENLRVNSVSPVLSFYNQVQSMKNYYNFNDIDTDRYNINGKKSQVFVAVRELENSNITSWQNRHLIYTHGYGTVMSKVNAVTSEGQPDFLMKDLPTNNLTDIKVDNPRVYFGEGSNDYIVVNTKINELDYPSSNGNNTTKYNGKAGIRMTPLNRIMLAIREQNSRILFSQDISSDSKMILDKNIVERVKKIAPFLKYDKDPYAVINDGKLYWIMDAYTTSNQYPYSQPYDDINYIRNSVKVIIDAYDGTTNFYIVDDKDPIVQSYSKIFNGLFKSASEIPTGIKEHFRYPEELFNLQCKVLGKYHMTNTTTFFTQDDLWETSSSTMAKEDSKDQYKPNEALYLMTKLPGEKSQEMVLFEYFNVMGKQSMTSLLGARMDGDNYGKLVMYKFPQQTNIYSPYLFNNKILQDKDISKEISLWEGKGSKVLDGDIVIVPINNSLLYLKTIYLKANTQNSIPEVKKIIMSDGDKIVSGNTVAEALEQLFNYKPSDEQTTTSKENNKVSSSDAKQAKDLYDKAIEAQKQGDWAKYGEYIKQLGDLINKLNNKN; this is encoded by the coding sequence ATGAAAAAGAAAATTACTTACGGTATTGTAATAATATCTATAATTATTGCATTAATGTTTATGAGTTCAAACTTTATTATTGATATAATGTGGTTTAAGGAAGTAGGATATCTTAAAGTATATTTTACAAGAATTTTTTCGGTACTTAAATTATTCTTACCGATATTCATTGTAACAGCTGCATTTCTATTTTTATATTCTAAGTTTCTTATTAGAGATATAAAAAATATTATAGGAGATGGAGTTTTAAAATTTGAGAAGTGGTATAACGTGCTTATAGCATTTATATCAGTTGTATTTTCTTTAATTGTAGCTAATACATACTGGTATACAATCTTACAATTTACAAACTCAGTTTCATTTAATGAAAAAGATCCATTCTTTAATAAAGATATATCATTTTATGTCTTTAAATTACCACTAATTCAAGTGATTTTTAATATTTTATTAGGATTAGTAGTTATTATAAGCATAATAACTATGATAAGTTATGCTATTTTAAGAATTAAATTCAATATTACTCAAGCTAATGGTAGCAGTAATTTTAAGGACAAGTCATTTAAAAGTAGAATGGCAGTAATAGCCTTTATGATTTTTATTATGTTATGTGTAGGATATATTCTTAAGGGATATTATATTTTATACAGTTCAAGAGGAATAGTATATGGTGCAGGTTACACAGATAAAAATGTGACTTTGTTATTCTATAGAGGAATAAGTATTTTATCAGGAATTTTTGCTGTAGTATCAATATTTTTTATAACAAGAAATAAGTTTAAACCTATAATAGGGTTTGTTGGGGTTACAATAGCCATTATAGTGTTGGAACCTATAGTTGCTCAATTAACTCAAAGTTTCTTTGTAAAGCCTAATGAATTTGAATTTGAGCAGAAATATATAGGCTACAATATAGATTCCACTCGAAAAGCATTTAACATTAATAATGTTGAAGAAAAGCAATTTGATACAAAATATAATTTAGATTCAAAACAAATTAATGAAAATAAAGACATCATTGAAAACTTAAGAGTAAATTCAGTATCACCAGTACTTAGTTTCTATAATCAAGTACAGAGCATGAAAAATTATTATAATTTTAATGACATAGATACAGATAGATACAATATAAACGGAAAGAAGAGTCAAGTATTTGTGGCAGTAAGAGAGTTAGAAAATTCTAATATAACCTCATGGCAAAATAGGCATTTGATTTATACTCATGGTTATGGGACTGTTATGAGTAAGGTAAATGCCGTTACAAGTGAAGGACAGCCAGACTTCTTAATGAAGGATTTGCCTACAAATAATTTAACAGACATAAAAGTAGACAATCCTAGGGTTTATTTTGGTGAAGGTTCTAATGATTATATAGTAGTAAATACTAAAATAAATGAGCTTGATTATCCATCAAGTAATGGAAACAATACAACAAAGTATAATGGTAAGGCTGGCATAAGGATGACTCCATTAAATAGAATTATGCTTGCAATAAGAGAGCAAAATAGTAGAATTTTATTCTCACAAGATATTTCAAGTGACAGTAAGATGATACTTGATAAAAATATAGTTGAAAGAGTTAAGAAAATTGCTCCATTTCTAAAGTATGATAAAGATCCATATGCAGTTATAAATGATGGAAAGTTATATTGGATAATGGATGCATATACCACAAGTAATCAATACCCATATTCTCAACCATATGATGATATAAACTATATTAGAAATTCAGTTAAAGTGATTATTGATGCATATGATGGAACTACTAATTTTTATATTGTAGATGATAAAGATCCTATAGTACAAAGTTATTCAAAAATATTTAATGGATTATTTAAGAGTGCAAGTGAAATACCTACAGGTATAAAAGAACACTTTAGATATCCAGAAGAATTGTTTAATTTGCAATGTAAGGTATTAGGAAAATATCATATGACTAATACTACTACGTTCTTTACTCAAGATGACTTATGGGAGACTTCTTCAAGTACTATGGCTAAAGAAGACTCAAAGGATCAATATAAGCCTAATGAAGCTTTATATTTAATGACTAAGCTTCCAGGAGAAAAATCTCAAGAGATGGTCTTATTCGAATATTTTAATGTAATGGGAAAGCAGAGTATGACTTCACTTCTTGGAGCTAGAATGGATGGAGATAATTATGGAAAGTTAGTTATGTATAAATTTCCACAACAAACTAATATCTATAGTCCATATCTATTTAATAATAAGATACTTCAGGATAAGGATATTTCTAAGGAAATAAGTCTATGGGAAGGAAAAGGTTCTAAGGTATTAGATGGTGATATAGTAATAGTACCTATAAATAATTCATTATTATACTTAAAGACGATTTATTTAAAGGCTAACACTCAAAATTCTATTCCAGAAGTTAAGAAGATAATTATGAGTGATGGAGACAAGATAGTAAGTGGAAATACTGTTGCAGAGGCATTAGAACAATTATTTAATTATAAACCTAGTGATGAACAAACTACAACAAGCAAAGAAAATAATAAAGTTAGCAGTTCAGATGCAAAACAAGCTAAAGATTTATATGATAAAGCCATAGAAGCACAAAAGCAAGGAGATTGGGCTAAATATGGGGAATATATAAAACAACTAGGTGACTTAATTAATAAATTAAATAATAAAAATTGA
- a CDS encoding transcription repressor NadR, protein MNAIERRKLILNELKESNKPFTGSELAIKFGVTRQIIVKDIALLRAEANDIIATSSGYIILKSESKHKRLKKVIAVCHDQSKIEEELSIVIKYGGIIEDVIVEHPLYGEIKANLMIRNLNELHKFIERFERLNAKPLAELTEGVHIHTISADSEENLILIIKELEKNNFLIH, encoded by the coding sequence ATGAATGCTATTGAGAGAAGAAAATTAATACTTAATGAATTAAAAGAAAGCAATAAGCCTTTTACTGGAAGTGAACTGGCAATAAAATTTGGAGTTACAAGACAGATTATAGTTAAAGATATAGCACTATTAAGGGCTGAAGCAAATGACATAATAGCTACTTCATCAGGATATATTATTTTGAAAAGTGAAAGCAAGCACAAGAGATTAAAAAAAGTAATAGCAGTATGCCATGATCAGAGCAAAATAGAAGAAGAATTGAGTATTGTAATAAAGTATGGTGGTATTATAGAGGATGTAATTGTTGAACATCCTTTATATGGGGAAATAAAGGCAAATTTAATGATTAGAAACTTAAATGAATTGCATAAATTTATTGAAAGATTTGAGAGATTAAATGCAAAACCGCTGGCTGAATTAACAGAAGGTGTACACATACATACAATCTCAGCAGACAGTGAAGAAAATTTAATATTAATTATTAAAGAATTAGAAAAGAATAATTTTTTAATTCACTAA
- a CDS encoding HD domain-containing protein, translated as MLYRIKQFMMSIYYSGKKVDFKYINSYLDNQEIKEFNKLTKVDKQHSIRVAKESVNILRTNNSISTDEIDEKQLIRVALLHDIGKNRYKLNPIEKATMVVLDNITKSKIKKFSDKSNIIKSYYYHPEIGVEILKKLDKSYSIEFLNAIKFHHKEDHGINDMLQILKDADDRN; from the coding sequence GTGTTATATAGGATAAAGCAATTTATGATGTCTATATATTATTCTGGGAAAAAAGTTGATTTTAAATATATAAACAGTTATTTAGACAATCAAGAAATAAAGGAATTTAATAAATTGACTAAAGTAGATAAACAACATTCTATAAGAGTTGCTAAAGAGTCAGTAAATATATTAAGAACAAATAACTCTATAAGTACTGATGAAATAGATGAAAAGCAATTAATTAGGGTAGCTTTATTACATGATATAGGTAAGAACAGGTATAAACTCAATCCTATAGAAAAAGCTACTATGGTTGTGCTTGATAATATAACAAAGTCTAAAATAAAAAAGTTTAGTGATAAATCTAATATCATAAAATCATATTACTACCATCCTGAAATAGGAGTAGAAATATTAAAAAAATTAGACAAATCATATTCAATTGAATTTCTTAATGCAATTAAATTCCATCATAAAGAAGACCATGGTATTAATGATATGCTACAGATATTAAAAGATGCAGATGATAGAAATTAA
- a CDS encoding HD domain-containing protein gives MIEEIIIKMIDYFNGDIRRINHALKVHSFATMIAKRENVSTDMLRIIEIAAILHDIGIKEAERKYNSTAGSYQEIEGPPIAENLIKQFCLNFDEVERIKFIIGNHHSYSKIDGLDLQILVEGDFIVNIYEDNLDKEVIKKIKEKYFKTKSGSDILDLMYIR, from the coding sequence ATGATTGAGGAAATTATCATAAAGATGATAGATTATTTTAATGGTGATATTAGAAGGATTAATCATGCATTAAAAGTACATAGTTTTGCAACTATGATTGCTAAAAGAGAAAATGTAAGCACCGACATGTTAAGAATAATTGAAATAGCAGCAATTTTACATGACATAGGTATAAAAGAAGCAGAAAGGAAATATAATTCAACTGCAGGCTCATATCAAGAGATAGAAGGACCTCCTATAGCTGAAAATTTAATAAAACAATTTTGTTTAAATTTTGATGAAGTTGAAAGAATAAAGTTTATAATAGGAAATCATCATTCTTATAGCAAAATAGATGGGTTAGATCTGCAGATATTGGTTGAGGGTGACTTCATAGTAAATATATATGAGGATAACCTCGACAAAGAAGTTATTAAAAAAATTAAAGAAAAGTACTTTAAGACTAAAAGTGGAAGTGATATATTAGATTTAATGTATATTAGATAG